From a region of the Triticum aestivum cultivar Chinese Spring chromosome 7D, IWGSC CS RefSeq v2.1, whole genome shotgun sequence genome:
- the LOC123165878 gene encoding uncharacterized protein isoform X2, protein MMEAAQGRPWSDLQPELLGLVLSRLPSLADRVRLRAVCHPWRSNSLQQPLPLPFPWLTLPNGTFCSIPGGEVHRMPVPNGASCRGSVDNWLFLIHSDDECTLMNLFSKSMLELPNLATVWQREVHYQSNPEQFLYKLVAPSPLDSSPDSLVAALIIGDGIMKTLCVSQPPIVTCLFRFNMRPLPDLLDVAFLDGKLYVLSGSRKLYILEFCKNLGSNSNIKSIIDDYGDFLDMPECFPREEIYMLKFYLVECGGGLLVVKRFIRVMGPFPRDDPFGNTQTAGFDVLKADLHSNPCQWRRISELGGHALFVGQHGSKSLPATECCGSQEDCIYFIFDHPPPKITPLMSQTAAPAHDAGQWRSTWVFHAGAV, encoded by the exons ATGATGGAGGCTGCACAGGGTCGACCTTGGTCGGATCTTCAGCCAGAACTCTTGGGCCTTGTcctcagccgcctcccctcccTAGCTGACCGTGTTCGTCTGAGGGCAGTCTGTCACCCATGGCGCTCTAATAGTCTGCAGCAACCGCTTCCCCTCCCATTCCCGTGGCTCACCCTCCCTAATGGTACTTTTTGCAGCATCCCAGGTGGTGAGGTTCACCGCATGCCTGTACCAAATGGTGCTAGTTGCCGTGGCTCAGTTGATAACTGGCTATTCCTCATTCACAGTGATGATGAGTGCACATTGATGAACCTGTTCTCCAAGAGCATGTTGGAGCTTCCCAACCTTGCCACAGTTTGGCAGCGTGAGGTTCACTACCAATCTAATCCTGAACAATTTTTGTACAAGTTGGTGGCACCCTCACCCCTGGATTCATCACCAGATTCACTTGTTGCGGCATTGATCATTGGTGATGGGATTATGAAAACACTTTGTGTGAGCCAGCCACCGATTGTCACTTGCTTGTTCAGATTCAACATGCGACCATTACCGGACCTATTGGATGTTGCATTCTTGGATGGAAAGTTGTACGTGTTATCAGGCAGTCGCAAGCTCTACATCCTTGAGTTCTGCAAGAATCTTGGTAGCAATTCAAACATCAAATCCATAATTGACGATTATGGTGATTTTCTTGATATGCCAGAATGCTTTCCCAGAGAGGAGATATATATGCTCAAGTTCTATCTAGTTGAATGTGGTGGTGGACTGTTGGTGGTGAAACGATTTATTCGTGTCATGGGCCCTTTTCCCAGGGATGATCCCTTTGGAAATACCCAGACTGCTGGATTTGATGTCCTCAAGGCAGACCTGCACTCTAACCCTTGCCAGTGGAGAAGGATCAGTGAGTTGGGTGGCCATGCTCTCTTTGTTGGCCAGCATGGCTCCAAGTCTCTGCCTGCTACAGAATGCTGTGGATCCCAAGAGGATTGCATCTACTTCATTTTTGACCACCCCCCTCCAAA GATCACGCCATTGATGTCTCAGACTGCAGCACCTGCACATGATGCCGGCCAATGGCGTTCGACGTGGGTTTTCCATGCTGGAGCTGTGTGA
- the LOC123165878 gene encoding uncharacterized protein isoform X1: MMEAAQGRPWSDLQPELLGLVLSRLPSLADRVRLRAVCHPWRSNSLQQPLPLPFPWLTLPNGTFCSIPGGEVHRMPVPNGASCRGSVDNWLFLIHSDDECTLMNLFSKSMLELPNLATVWQREVHYQSNPEQFLYKLVAPSPLDSSPDSLVAALIIGDGIMKTLCVSQPPIVTCLFRFNMRPLPDLLDVAFLDGKLYVLSGSRKLYILEFCKNLGSNSNIKSIIDDYGDFLDMPECFPREEIYMLKFYLVECGGGLLVVKRFIRVMGPFPRDDPFGNTQTAGFDVLKADLHSNPCQWRRISELGGHALFVGQHGSKSLPATECCGSQEDCIYFIFDHPPPKFSPNPFYDCGVYNMRNGRITPLMSQTAAPAHDAGQWRSTWVFHAGAV; this comes from the coding sequence ATGATGGAGGCTGCACAGGGTCGACCTTGGTCGGATCTTCAGCCAGAACTCTTGGGCCTTGTcctcagccgcctcccctcccTAGCTGACCGTGTTCGTCTGAGGGCAGTCTGTCACCCATGGCGCTCTAATAGTCTGCAGCAACCGCTTCCCCTCCCATTCCCGTGGCTCACCCTCCCTAATGGTACTTTTTGCAGCATCCCAGGTGGTGAGGTTCACCGCATGCCTGTACCAAATGGTGCTAGTTGCCGTGGCTCAGTTGATAACTGGCTATTCCTCATTCACAGTGATGATGAGTGCACATTGATGAACCTGTTCTCCAAGAGCATGTTGGAGCTTCCCAACCTTGCCACAGTTTGGCAGCGTGAGGTTCACTACCAATCTAATCCTGAACAATTTTTGTACAAGTTGGTGGCACCCTCACCCCTGGATTCATCACCAGATTCACTTGTTGCGGCATTGATCATTGGTGATGGGATTATGAAAACACTTTGTGTGAGCCAGCCACCGATTGTCACTTGCTTGTTCAGATTCAACATGCGACCATTACCGGACCTATTGGATGTTGCATTCTTGGATGGAAAGTTGTACGTGTTATCAGGCAGTCGCAAGCTCTACATCCTTGAGTTCTGCAAGAATCTTGGTAGCAATTCAAACATCAAATCCATAATTGACGATTATGGTGATTTTCTTGATATGCCAGAATGCTTTCCCAGAGAGGAGATATATATGCTCAAGTTCTATCTAGTTGAATGTGGTGGTGGACTGTTGGTGGTGAAACGATTTATTCGTGTCATGGGCCCTTTTCCCAGGGATGATCCCTTTGGAAATACCCAGACTGCTGGATTTGATGTCCTCAAGGCAGACCTGCACTCTAACCCTTGCCAGTGGAGAAGGATCAGTGAGTTGGGTGGCCATGCTCTCTTTGTTGGCCAGCATGGCTCCAAGTCTCTGCCTGCTACAGAATGCTGTGGATCCCAAGAGGATTGCATCTACTTCATTTTTGACCACCCCCCTCCAAAGTTTTCTCCGAATCCATTTTACGACTGTGGTGTGTACAACATGAGAAATGGGAGGATCACGCCATTGATGTCTCAGACTGCAGCACCTGCACATGATGCCGGCCAATGGCGTTCGACGTGGGTTTTCCATGCTGGAGCTGTGTGA